A stretch of the Papaver somniferum cultivar HN1 chromosome 6, ASM357369v1, whole genome shotgun sequence genome encodes the following:
- the LOC113290418 gene encoding Werner syndrome ATP-dependent helicase-like, whose protein sequence is MTNQQVSIRTLPNFYPDTQDVYTVTVTGFERYNHGAKQIKTVVTKDAATISRCYQLPKSLHRFLEDDNLRFVRLDIECVARKLEKKFNLDVKRAVDLRDLVAENYPRKEKEVKSLDLMGLDKIVLRSKEIERPRDVIVSNWNQKYLTQSQIMYAVVDAYVTFKIGDGLNFTYHYSTPSVLD, encoded by the exons ATGACAAACCAGCAAGTTTCCATCCGTACTCTTCCAAACTTTTACCCAGACACACAAGATGTTTACACTGTAACTGTCACTGGATTTGAAAGATACAACCATGGTGCTAAGCAAATCAAAACGGTTGTAACAAAGGATGCTGCAACA ATCTCACGTTGTTATCAACTCCCCAAATCTCTTCATAGGTTTCTTGAAGATGATAATCTTAGATTTGTTCGACTTGATATTGAATGTGTTGCGCGTAAGCTTGAGAAGAAGTTTAATCTTGATGTTAAGAGAGCTGTTGATCTTAGGGATTTGGTTGCTGAAAACTATCCTCGGAAGGAGAAGGAAGTTAAGAGTCTTGATTTGATGGGATTGGATAAAATTGTTCTGCGTTCTAAAGAAATTGAAAGGCCTAGAGATGTTATTGTGAGTAATTGGAATCAGAAATACCTTACTCAGTCACAGATTATGTATGCAGTTGTTGATGCTTATGTTACTTTCAAGATTGGTGATGGACTCAATTTCACTTATCACTACAGTACTCCCAGTGTTTTGGATTGA